A portion of the Bactrocera neohumeralis isolate Rockhampton chromosome 2, APGP_CSIRO_Bneo_wtdbg2-racon-allhic-juicebox.fasta_v2, whole genome shotgun sequence genome contains these proteins:
- the LOC126765878 gene encoding cell division cycle protein 16 homolog: MTGDSEMRNDSPEGHADDGVIDVAHYRKLVKMFIDMRRYQTALFWAEKVCVLSQNDPKDIYCQAHCMFLLKEYHRAAHLIRRFQLEKSHISSYNLLLESLYEAKELNEAVSVINNIDIEFLASSLISQPLDSAAVDCHSTLNAEEANKNEIMASISYMKGKIYEALDNRGLAMDYYVQALHKSVYCFEALEALVQHEMLMAWEEKELMQHLPLAQHSSDTDAKFIKKLYESKLKKYYESIDLGTGDQTIKDLSEKIKKTLSSEAQLQKNILSKYMTPQIMSPANKVLADLKNNPFSLQISLTRASSLMNESNRSHAETPGRDHTKEADNKNILPLTTCLSRIQKSTDMMAAEAEKLFYDCEYKKSYKILQELLKADPYHNSGLTLQIGCLVEFGDYNKLFYVAHKLVDRYPDKAISWYAVGCYYDLIGKSDPARRYLSKATALDRLYGPAWLAYGHSFAKENEHDQAMAAYFKATQLMRGCHLPLLYIGVECGLTKNLELAEKFFYQAMSIAPLDVFVLHELGVIKYEYEYYKSAEEVFLRTAEIVRARAKENKEELSARWEPLFNNLGHCCRKRKKYKEALTYHQYALLLKPQSPNTYTAMGFVYALMGNLEEAIIYFHKSLAINRDCIVTTTILKTCIEDVMNDEAIIEDICGRDFSGTTTSSSSSSSKSASKRLPTIEESPAKFNCIKLKFDEEDSTINPPDKSDSNVVMDISMDL, from the exons ATGACGGGGGATAGCGAAATGCGTAACGACAGCCCCGAAGGTCATGCAGACGACGGTGTTATTGATGTGGCGCACTATCGCAAGTTAGTTAAAATGTTCATCGACATG CGTCGTTATCAAACGGCACTGTTTTGGGctgaaaaagtgtgtgtactgAGTCAAAATGATCCCAAAGATATTTATTGTCAAGCGCATTGCATGTTCCTTTTGAAAGAATACCATCGTGCGGCGCATCTTATACGTCGTTTCCAATTGGAAAAGTCACACATATCcagttataatttattattggaaAGCCTGTATGAAGCAAAGGAACTAAATGAAGCAGTTAGTGTTATAAATAACATAGACATTGAGTTTTTGGCATCGTCATTGATAAGTCAACCACTAGACAGCGCTGCCGTGGACTGTCACTCCACATTAAATGCTGAGGAGGcgaataaaaat GAAATTATGGCTTCAATCAGCTATATGAAAGGCAAAATTTACGAAGCTCTAGATAATCGCGGTTTGGCTATGGACTACTATGTGCAAGCGCTGCACAAGTCGGTGTATTGCTTTGAAGCGCTTGAAGCGTTAGTACAGCATGAAATGCTTATGGCTTGGGAAG AGAAGGAACTGATGCAACATTTGCCGCTTGCACAACACTCAAGTGATACTGATGCaaagtttatcaaaaaattgtatgaGTCAAAGCTAAAGAAATACTATGAATCTATCGATCTC GGCACAGGTGATCAGACAATTAAagatttaagtgaaaaaattaagaaaactttATCATCTGAGGCAcaactgcaaaaaaatatactcTCTAAATATATGACTCCGCAAATTATGTCGCCAGCAAATAA agtGCTTGCAGATCTCAAAAACAATCCATTCTCCCTACAAATCAGTCTCACTCGAGCATCATCGCTCATGAATGAGTCCAATCGTTCACATGCCGAAACACCCGGTCGTGATCATACAAAAGAGGCTGATAACAAAAATATTCTACCACTTACAACTTGCCTAAGTCGTATACAAAAAAGCACGGATATGATGGCTGCTGAAGCCGAGAAACTATTCTATGATTGTGAATATAAAAAGAGTTATAAAATACTTCAAGA ACTATTAAAAGCGGATCCCTATCATAACTCAGGCTTAACGCTACAAATTGGTTGCTTGGTCGAGTTTGGTGATTACAACA aactTTTTTACGTCGCGCACAAACTAGTTGATCGGTATCCCGACAAAGCCATTTCGTGGTACGCTGTGGGTTGCTATTACGATTTGATTGGCAAGAGCGATCCGGCGCGTAGATATCTTTCGAAAGCAACCGCACTTGATCGTCTATATGGACCTGCGTGGCTGGCTTACGGCCACTCCTTTGCCAAGGAAAATGAGCATGATCAG GCAATGGCTGCTTATTTCAAAGCTACGCAACTCATGCGCGGTTGTCATCTGCCACTCCTCTACATTGGTGTTGAATGTGGACTGACGAAAAATCTCGAGCTGGCTGAGAAATTCTTCTATCAAGCCATGTCAATTGCTCCGCTAGATGTCTTTGTGTTGCACGAGTTGGGCGTAATCAAATATGAATACGAATA CTACAAGAGTGCGGAGGAAGTGTTTCTACGCACAGCTGAAATTGTTAGAGCGCGCGCTAAGGAGAATAAGGAGGAACTCTCAGCGCGTTGGGAACCGCTTTTCAATAATTTAGGTCATTGCTGCCGCAAGCGCAAGAAGTACAAGGAGGCTTTAACTTATCAtcaatat gCACTTTTACTGAAACCACAAAGCCCGAACACCTATACGGCAATGGGCTTTGTTTATGCTCTAATGGGCAATCTCGAAGAGGCCATTATCTACTTTCACAAAAGTTTGGCAATTAATCGTGATTGCATTGTGACAACAACTATTTTGAAGACTTGCATTGAAGATGTAATGAATGATGAAGCGATTATTGAGGACATATGTGGTCGAGATTTTAGCGGTACTACCACATCATCGTCCTCATCTTCATCGAAGTCAGCATCAAAACGTTTGCCAACAATTGAAGAATCGCCGGCGAAATTTAATTGcatcaaattgaaatttgatgAGGAGGATAGCACAATAAATCCGCCTGACAAGTCTGATAGTAATGTTGTAATGGATATAAGTATGGATTTATAA
- the LOC126765921 gene encoding hatching enzyme 1.2, protein MAKHPKTLLFALALFCHLMLQLQASPLIGSSTYYDDDDDDTEVLEIDLNSVDDLVNGGVEEGTQAIDLSFYGNALYGMPDNEMTAQLVANYTAEESAVNPEELGSYLEGDILVPRGMVSARNGIITLSSRWPNGVVPFEIRGNFNARDMSTIEHAMDEYHRRTCIRFVPRSRESDYISIVSGNSGCWSSVGRVGGKQEVNLQSPGCLTKPGTAMHELMHALGFLHEQNRQERDSYVDIMMENVQPNAVSNFEKAQKTVAYGVPYDYGSVMHYSANAFSRNGRPTIVAVQPGGSQRMGQREGFSTYDIEKLNKMYNCDGPAIGGGVGAGGNGMGAIAPAPAPVAVPAPAPQPALPAPVGPAGNANLIGSFLGGLISGLGLGEEINNADVTTETTNDI, encoded by the exons ATGGCAAAACACCCTAAAACTTTACTATTCGCGCTTGCGCTTTTTTGTCATCTAATGCTGCAGCTCCAGGCTTCTCCGTTGATTGGCAGCAGCACCTACTATGACGATGACGACGATGACACGGAGGTGTTGGAGATCGATTTGAATAGCGTTGATGATCTCGTAAATGGTGGCGTTGAGGAGGGAACACAGGCGATTGACTTGAGCTTTTATGGCAATGCGCTTTACGGCATGCCCGataatgaaatgacagctcagTTGGTGGCTAACTATACAGCCGAAGAGTCGGCGGTTAATCCAGAGGAGTTGGGTTCCTATTTGGAGGGCGACATTCTAGTGCCGCGTGGAATGGTGTCTGCTAGAAATGGCATTATTACGCTAAGTTCACGTTGGCCTAACGGTGTGGTGCCGTTCGAAATACGCGGTAACTTCAATGCACGCGACATGTCTACCATCGAGCATGCGATGGACGAGTATCATCGTCGTACATGCATACGTTTTGTGCCACGTAGCCGCGAGAGTGATTACATTTCAATTGTGAGTGGCAATTCGGGTTGCTGGTCATCGGTAGGACGTGTGGGCGGCAAACAAGAGGTGAATCTGCAATCGCCTGGTTGTCTCACCAAACCCGGCACCGCAATGCACGAACTGATGCATGCACTGGGTTTCCTACACGAACAGAATCGGCAGGAGCGTGACTCATATGTGGATATAATGATGGAGAATGTACAACCAAATGCAGTGTCGAATTTCGAAAAGGCTCAAAAAACCGTTGCTTATGGTGTACCTTACGATTATGGCAGTGTGATGCATTATTCGGCGAACGCTTTCTCGCGTAACGGTCGTCCGACAATCGTGGCTGTG CAACCGGGTGGCAGTCAACGTATGGGTCAACGTGAAGGATTCTCAACCTACGATATTGAAAAGTTGAACAAAATGTACAATTGCGATGGACCAGCTATTGGCGGTGGAGTTGGTGCTGGTGGAAACGGTATGGGCGCTATTGCGCCAGCTCCAGCACCAGTTGCAGTGCCAGCACCAGCGCCTCAACCTGCGCTGCCAGCTCCTGTTGGTCCAGCTGGAAATGCAAATTTGATTGGCAGTTTTCTAGGTGGTCTTATTAGCGGTTTGGGACTGGGCGAAGAGATCAACAATGCTGATGTGACAACGGAGACAACAAATGATATATAA
- the LOC126762018 gene encoding cytadherence high molecular weight protein 2-like — protein MKTSILNIQRELGRLSRHIYDLNRHTIPATRAIEDKNRARKHLAMKENQLEVGIHQECKMTALNMKLREELHELILERKAFNEHYFKLIRELNSDKKYMTDLIGYAMHQFDSSIDLYERFDIFKKRQRRDLEQRRMEMRDISRNKTESVNDTEFYKSKIFHRRLADLQPKEYRRRSNMRERMKKKLIVNKNVLHKIFQYTGQKNIKTVITKFKEQESLYYSYFNYANETSYHMTLLNNAVNRLYADIDMLKLDNRNSMQNQVDQIEKLESQLQEKHKNNEVLRKSSVVNDERLNKLFLGLKLVRDHSKTNWQSLEKEIGDYRQINLTNLHDQLKLVEKRIFGVLATVYRLERKNVKKRPINYLIKNIEKFCDFATNLNDIVITQQCPECAEVDALNIDETESVGISSIENAKHKLYDKITQPEMQYRLHSISSCRFPRARMLTAKRNMENDLTII, from the coding sequence TCTAAATCGGCACACAATACCCGCAACGCGGGCAATAGAAGATAAAAACAGGGCACGCAAGCACTTGGCAATGAAGGAGAACCAATTGGAGGTGGGCATACATCAGGAGTGCAAAATGACAGCGCTGAATATGAAGTTACGCGAAGAACTGCACGAACTGATTTTGGAGCGGAAAGCTTTCAACGAgcattatttcaaattaatacgCGAACTCAATAGTGACAAGAAATACATGACCGATTTGATTGGCTACGCTATGCATCAGTTCGACTCGAGCATAGATCTCTATGAGAGATTTGATATTTTCAAGAAGCGACAGCGTAGAGACTTAGAGCAACGGCGTATGGAAATGCGTGACATTAGTCGCAACAAGACGGAGTCAGTAAATGACACGGAGTTTTACAAATCGAAAATTTTCCATCGACGTTTGGCTGACTTGCAGCCAAAGGAGTATCGTAGACGTAGTAATATGCGTGAACGTATGAAAAAGAAACTGATTGTCAACAAGAATGTATTACATAAGATCTTTCAATATACCGGacagaaaaatatcaaaactgttATCACCAAATTCAAAGAACAAGAAAGCCTCTACTATTCATACTTCAATTATGCCAATGAGACGAGTTATCATATGACACTGTTGAATAATGCCGTCAATCGACTTTATGCGGATATCGATATGCTTAAGCTCGACAATCGCAATTCTATGCAAAATCAGGTGGATCAAATTGAGAAGCTGGAGTCGCAATTGCAAGAAAAACATAAGAACAACGAGGTGTTGCGTAAGTCTTCCGTGGTGAATGACGAACGTTTGAACAAACTATTTTTGGGTTTGAAGCTGGTGCGCGATCACTCGAAAACCAATTGGCAATCGCTGGAAAAAGAAATCGGTGATTATAGACAGatcaatttaacaaatttacacGACCAATTAAAGCTTGTAGAGAAGCGTATTTTTGGTGTGCTAGCCACTGTCTATAGGTTGGAGCGTAAAAATGTCAAGAAGCGCCCCATTAACTATCTCATCAAGAATATAGAAAAATTCTGTGATTTTGCAACCAACTTAAATGACATTGTCATAACACAACAGTGTCCCGAGTGCGCCGAGGTGGATGCGTTGAACATCGATGAGACGGAGAGTGTCGGTATTTCGTCGATAGAAAATGCTAAGCACAAACTTTATGATAAGATTACGCAACCTGAAATGCAATACCGCTTGCATAGCATAAGCTCATGCCGTTTTCCACGAGCGCGTATGCTGACCGCAAAGCGAAACATGGAAAATGATTTAACAATAATTTga